The DNA segment GCCGCGCCGGACCTCGCCGCGCCCGACGCCGCCGACGCGGCCGCCGCCGGCAAGCTCACGCTGATCGACATCCGCACACCGCCCGAGTGGAAGGAGACCGGCATCGCCAAGGGCGCCCGGCGGGTCAACATGCTGCATCCGCAGGGTGCGACGGGCTTCGTCGAACAGTTGCTGGGCGAAGTGAAGGGCGACAAAAATGCACCCATCGCGCTGATCTGCCGCACCGGCAACCGCACCACCCAGGTGCAGCGCTACCTGCAAAGCGTCGGCTTCACGCAGGTGTACAACGTCAAGGAAGGCATGGCCGGCAGCGGCGCCGGCCCCGGC comes from the Sulfuritalea hydrogenivorans sk43H genome and includes:
- a CDS encoding rhodanese-like domain-containing protein, whose amino-acid sequence is MTLHALKHLLSITAALLAITAHAAPDLAAPDAADAAAAGKLTLIDIRTPPEWKETGIAKGARRVNMLHPQGATGFVEQLLGEVKGDKNAPIALICRTGNRTTQVQRYLQSVGFTQVYNVKEGMAGSGAGPGWLKRGLPVETCTTQC